The Tautonia rosea genome includes a region encoding these proteins:
- a CDS encoding APC family permease, whose translation MASPNEHPPTEAPKEMPTSYGLTTATFVVVSSMVGTGVLTTSGYTTFAVQSNAWMLGLWVVGAVIALCGALSLAELAAAIPRSGGDYVFLYEAYGPLAAFLSGWVSFLIGFGAPIAATSVAAGEYLLRPLGLDEQTALLGRRLVATGLILLFGHLHGRTRTGSVGVHGAATIVKIGLLSTLAIAGITAGWGRWENLADAPSVGQIDRSLVLAAFASLVYVYYSYTGWNAAAYLAGEIESPQRRLPQAIFLGIAGVVVLYLAMNLFYALAVTPGDLVEIVSEAEAAGDPSPMSRLAPIAEIASTRLFGPRIGAALSIVIGLTLLASLSAFILTGPRVAFAMARAGQFPRVAARLSGKAQTPAVATAMQISWSLILLWTGTFEQIIVYAGVGLALFSMLTITSVYALRIRQPNLHRPFRTPGYPVVPAIYLTATSSLTIAVCIEKPQEAIAALASIAVGVPFYFGWRWLSHRRGTASASS comes from the coding sequence ATGGCCTCCCCTAACGAGCACCCACCGACCGAAGCCCCGAAGGAGATGCCCACCTCGTACGGCCTGACCACGGCGACCTTTGTGGTCGTCTCAAGCATGGTCGGCACGGGAGTGCTGACGACCTCGGGCTATACGACGTTTGCGGTGCAGAGCAACGCCTGGATGCTCGGGCTTTGGGTCGTGGGTGCGGTGATCGCCCTCTGCGGAGCGCTCTCTCTGGCCGAGCTGGCGGCGGCCATCCCTCGATCGGGAGGTGATTATGTCTTTCTGTACGAGGCGTATGGTCCGCTCGCTGCCTTTCTCTCAGGTTGGGTCTCCTTCTTGATCGGCTTCGGAGCGCCGATTGCCGCGACCTCGGTCGCGGCCGGGGAATACCTGCTCCGACCGCTCGGGCTCGACGAGCAAACGGCCCTGCTCGGCCGGAGACTGGTGGCGACCGGTTTAATTCTTCTCTTCGGGCATCTTCACGGTCGGACCCGCACCGGATCAGTCGGCGTGCATGGCGCTGCGACGATCGTCAAGATTGGTTTGCTCTCTACACTGGCCATCGCCGGGATTACCGCCGGATGGGGACGCTGGGAGAACCTGGCCGATGCCCCTTCGGTTGGGCAGATCGATCGCAGTCTCGTGCTCGCCGCGTTTGCGTCGTTGGTTTATGTGTATTATTCCTATACGGGATGGAACGCGGCGGCCTACCTGGCCGGAGAGATCGAATCGCCTCAACGGAGGCTCCCGCAGGCGATTTTCCTGGGAATTGCCGGTGTGGTGGTGCTTTACCTGGCGATGAATCTTTTTTATGCCCTCGCCGTGACGCCGGGCGACCTGGTGGAGATCGTCTCCGAGGCCGAGGCCGCGGGTGATCCCAGCCCGATGAGTCGGCTTGCCCCGATCGCAGAGATTGCCTCGACTCGGTTGTTCGGCCCTCGGATCGGAGCCGCCTTGTCGATCGTCATTGGCCTGACCTTGCTGGCCTCGCTCAGCGCATTCATTCTCACCGGACCTCGGGTGGCCTTTGCGATGGCCCGGGCTGGTCAATTCCCCAGGGTGGCCGCCCGCCTTTCCGGGAAGGCCCAGACCCCAGCCGTGGCGACCGCGATGCAGATTTCCTGGTCGCTGATCTTGCTCTGGACCGGTACCTTCGAGCAAATCATCGTTTACGCAGGGGTTGGCCTTGCCTTGTTCTCGATGCTGACGATCACCTCGGTCTATGCGCTCCGAATTCGCCAGCCGAACCTGCACCGACCGTTTCGGACCCCGGGCTATCCCGTTGTTCCGGCAATTTACCTGACGGCCACCTCGTCGTTGACAATCGCCGTCTGTATCGAGAAACCGCAAGAGGCGATCGCGGCGCTTGCGAGTATCGCCGTCGGTGTTCCGTTCTATTTTGGCTGGCGCTGGCTCTCACACCGACGCGGTACCGCCTCGGCGTCCTCCTGA
- a CDS encoding NosD domain-containing protein has translation MQRSLALLLTPALLALMWVVFGPDSGIAHQGQGRLPGARPTIEAINFPNLQAALDALPPEGGMVILPAGTFEIKAPLKLHSEDVCIQGSGTATHIKNLAENGSPAIVIEPADYEGDPRARIWRIKLSNFRITGNVQSGHGIAARGVNELFIEGVTVSEHGGDGIMLENCYEDPRICNSLITYNKGTGLNLIGCHDIVVAANQFEENQDALHCIDGFNLCMTGNCLDDHLGNGVVIENTYGSIVSGNMIEECQGTGIILDRDCYGIALSANVIAHEFTDGIDLRDAHGITVSANSFPIVQRHALIIGPASARIAVTGNSFADSTIGLGEERRLEGDRQAGGVVLDGTRDIALSGNVFSGVRPRAVEVRGEVQRVTFDGNVLVDVESDHEQLIDSKLGELVSP, from the coding sequence ATGCAACGCTCACTTGCGCTTCTCCTCACGCCCGCCCTCCTCGCACTCATGTGGGTGGTCTTCGGCCCCGATTCGGGGATCGCCCACCAAGGGCAAGGCCGTCTCCCCGGAGCCAGGCCGACGATCGAGGCCATCAACTTTCCGAACCTTCAGGCTGCACTCGATGCCCTTCCCCCCGAAGGTGGGATGGTCATCCTCCCCGCGGGAACCTTTGAAATCAAGGCACCTTTGAAACTTCACTCCGAGGACGTTTGCATTCAAGGATCCGGCACCGCGACCCACATCAAGAATCTTGCCGAGAACGGATCACCTGCGATTGTGATTGAACCCGCCGATTACGAAGGGGATCCTCGCGCTCGGATCTGGCGCATCAAGCTCTCGAACTTCCGCATCACCGGCAATGTGCAGAGCGGTCACGGCATCGCAGCCCGAGGGGTCAACGAACTGTTCATTGAGGGTGTGACCGTCAGCGAGCACGGCGGCGATGGAATCATGCTGGAGAACTGTTACGAAGATCCCCGTATTTGCAACTCACTGATTACCTACAACAAGGGGACAGGTCTGAACTTGATTGGATGTCACGACATTGTCGTTGCCGCCAATCAGTTCGAGGAAAACCAGGATGCGCTTCATTGCATCGACGGCTTCAATCTGTGCATGACCGGCAACTGTCTGGATGACCATTTAGGCAACGGTGTGGTCATTGAAAACACTTATGGTTCGATCGTTTCAGGAAACATGATCGAGGAATGCCAGGGGACAGGCATTATTCTCGATCGCGACTGCTACGGCATTGCCCTGAGCGCGAATGTGATCGCTCACGAATTTACCGATGGAATTGACCTGAGGGATGCGCACGGCATCACCGTTTCGGCCAATTCCTTCCCGATTGTGCAACGGCATGCGTTGATTATTGGGCCGGCGAGTGCTCGCATTGCCGTCACCGGTAACAGCTTTGCCGATAGTACGATCGGACTGGGAGAGGAACGTCGACTGGAGGGGGATCGTCAGGCTGGGGGCGTCGTGCTGGACGGCACCCGAGACATTGCGTTGAGTGGCAACGTGTTCTCCGGGGTTCGTCCCCGGGCCGTCGAGGTCCGAGGCGAGGTTCAGCGGGTGACGTTCGACGGCAACGTGCTGGTCGACGTCGAGAGCGATCATGAGCAGTTGATCGACTCGAAACTCGGAGAGCTCGTCAGCCCCTGA
- a CDS encoding 2-hydroxyacid dehydrogenase yields MEPNRNRPRVAADGPLDSTVMSLLADRVELLPWDATDGTTGPLDGLYTYGHPTVDAAMLDRLPGVRVVSNYGVGVDHIDVPAATARGILVGNTPGVLDGATADMGFALLLATARRLVEGDRYARSAAFTRYDPGYMLGREVHGSTLGIVGMGRIGEKIARRALGFDMTVLYHNRRPRPEIESALDLRYVGFEELLGMSDFVVLCVPLTDQTRGLINASSLKQMKPSAVLVNIARGPVVVTGDLLDALRTGTIAAAGLDVTDPEPLPRDHPLLSLENVVISPHLGSATDRTRLRMAEGSVANLIAGLAGHPLPSPVSTLPPERS; encoded by the coding sequence ATGGAACCGAACCGCAATCGTCCTCGGGTCGCGGCCGACGGCCCGCTCGATTCGACCGTGATGAGTCTGCTTGCCGATCGGGTCGAGTTACTCCCCTGGGACGCGACCGACGGAACGACGGGCCCCCTCGACGGGCTTTACACCTACGGACATCCGACCGTCGACGCCGCAATGCTCGACCGCCTGCCGGGAGTTCGTGTCGTGAGCAACTACGGGGTGGGAGTCGATCACATCGACGTGCCCGCTGCAACGGCGCGGGGGATTCTGGTGGGCAACACCCCTGGTGTTCTCGATGGCGCAACGGCCGACATGGGATTCGCCTTGCTGCTGGCCACAGCTCGTCGCCTGGTGGAAGGGGACCGCTATGCCCGATCCGCCGCATTTACGCGCTACGATCCGGGGTACATGCTTGGTCGAGAAGTTCACGGCTCGACGCTTGGAATCGTCGGCATGGGACGGATCGGCGAGAAGATTGCGCGTCGGGCGCTTGGATTCGACATGACGGTCCTTTACCACAACCGTCGTCCTCGGCCTGAAATCGAAAGCGCGCTCGACCTTCGATACGTCGGGTTTGAGGAACTGCTGGGAATGAGTGACTTCGTCGTCCTCTGCGTACCCCTGACCGATCAAACCCGCGGCTTGATCAACGCATCAAGCTTGAAACAGATGAAGCCGAGCGCTGTGCTCGTCAACATTGCCCGGGGGCCGGTGGTGGTGACGGGGGACCTGCTCGATGCGCTGCGGACCGGGACGATCGCGGCCGCCGGGCTCGATGTGACGGACCCGGAACCGCTCCCCCGAGATCATCCCTTGCTCAGTCTGGAGAATGTCGTGATCAGCCCTCATCTCGGCAGCGCGACCGACCGGACTCGCCTTCGAATGGCCGAGGGCTCGGTGGCCAACCTGATCGCAGGGCTGGCAGGCCATCCGCTCCCCAGTCCGGTGAGCACGCTGCCCCCGGAGCGATCGTAA
- a CDS encoding class I SAM-dependent methyltransferase, which yields MCPSAPDVPSGGFDRTAWFYEPLARLYSLGQIEAAKASQLSFLNSGDRVLYVGVGAGEDAVRAASRGVELTCIDLSDQMLRRTRSKIERAGRSAELIRGDVFEHDRKGYYDVVAANFFLNCFERGPMRRMLRHLASLVRPGGRLLIADVAVPSGPFIHRAIHRVYNGVGIALYWAMGLVPLHPIYDYRRYFDEAGLRCRSVQDFRVLSFGPVSFQAIEAERIEQATQPQCSYFEKQSSTD from the coding sequence ATGTGCCCCTCGGCTCCCGATGTCCCCTCAGGTGGGTTTGATCGCACTGCCTGGTTTTATGAGCCGCTGGCGCGGTTGTATTCGCTTGGTCAGATCGAGGCGGCCAAGGCATCGCAATTGTCGTTTCTGAACAGCGGTGATCGGGTCCTTTATGTCGGAGTCGGGGCAGGGGAAGACGCTGTGCGCGCGGCGTCTCGGGGTGTTGAACTGACCTGTATCGACCTATCAGATCAAATGTTGCGCCGTACTCGATCGAAAATCGAGCGTGCCGGTCGGTCCGCTGAATTGATTCGCGGGGATGTGTTCGAACATGACAGAAAGGGATACTATGATGTTGTCGCTGCGAATTTTTTCCTGAATTGCTTTGAACGCGGACCGATGCGACGTATGCTTCGCCACCTTGCCAGTCTGGTCCGGCCAGGGGGAAGGCTCTTGATTGCCGATGTCGCGGTCCCCTCCGGACCGTTCATTCATCGTGCGATTCACCGGGTGTACAACGGGGTCGGTATCGCGCTGTACTGGGCGATGGGATTGGTGCCACTTCATCCGATCTATGACTACCGTCGATACTTCGATGAGGCAGGGTTGCGTTGCCGATCCGTACAGGACTTCCGTGTCCTTTCGTTCGGACCGGTCAGTTTTCAGGCAATCGAGGCGGAACGGATCGAGCAAGCCACCCAGCCGCAGTGCTCCTATTTCGAGAAACAGTCATCGACTGACTAA
- a CDS encoding CAP domain-containing protein, which translates to MIVINRVPVRTFAVIGLALAITGVAPRSSEASADPVWSLLTTLVRGVFPDDPTLLSDDAILSELEQDDSALRRVLDDGVKLAQQPVQMQPTQTYQVQPPQTTYAPQYYYYYPTPAPVAGYQTVQNTVNAAVTYWTGQQPAQPTAAAAPQPAAAPAASQGDPHGFTAWLNGIRSQYGLAPVAYDENLSAWANMNNAQQNSRGLGHHVMGPARRQNSAMGSAASIGAQWLASPAHAAALLDPSIRVIGIAGMGAYWTFNAY; encoded by the coding sequence ATGATTGTTATCAACCGCGTCCCTGTCCGAACGTTCGCCGTGATTGGTCTGGCTCTGGCCATCACGGGTGTTGCTCCTCGATCTTCCGAGGCCTCGGCCGACCCGGTCTGGAGCCTGCTGACCACCTTGGTTCGAGGGGTGTTTCCTGACGATCCGACCCTCCTTTCCGACGATGCCATCCTGAGCGAGTTGGAGCAGGACGACTCCGCCCTGCGACGTGTCCTTGACGATGGGGTCAAACTCGCCCAGCAACCGGTCCAGATGCAACCCACCCAGACATATCAGGTCCAACCTCCCCAGACCACCTACGCCCCGCAATACTATTACTACTACCCCACCCCGGCTCCGGTAGCGGGCTATCAGACCGTGCAGAACACGGTCAACGCCGCCGTGACTTACTGGACCGGTCAGCAGCCCGCTCAGCCGACCGCTGCTGCCGCCCCCCAGCCGGCCGCCGCTCCAGCCGCTTCGCAGGGTGATCCACACGGCTTCACCGCCTGGCTGAACGGCATCCGAAGCCAGTACGGTCTTGCCCCTGTGGCATACGACGAAAACTTGTCGGCCTGGGCCAACATGAACAACGCTCAGCAGAACAGTCGCGGCCTGGGGCACCATGTCATGGGTCCCGCGCGTCGACAAAACAGTGCCATGGGATCGGCCGCCAGCATCGGCGCCCAGTGGCTCGCCTCTCCTGCTCACGCCGCCGCCCTACTCGATCCGTCAATCCGGGTCATCGGCATTGCGGGCATGGGGGCCTACTGGACCTTCAACGCCTACTGA
- a CDS encoding Rieske (2Fe-2S) protein translates to MSTDAEQFHTVAKVGEIPEGQGRAFDVDGVMVAVFLDGGQYFAIEDYCPHQGAPLSDGIVYEKSVTCTWHGWRFDLQDGRHLEGSRSRVPTFPVRVVGDEIQVNID, encoded by the coding sequence GTGTCGACCGACGCTGAGCAGTTTCATACGGTCGCGAAAGTTGGAGAAATCCCCGAAGGCCAAGGGCGAGCTTTCGACGTGGATGGAGTCATGGTTGCCGTGTTCCTTGACGGTGGTCAGTATTTCGCGATTGAAGATTATTGTCCTCACCAGGGAGCCCCGTTGAGTGACGGGATCGTCTACGAAAAATCGGTGACTTGCACCTGGCACGGCTGGCGATTCGACCTTCAAGATGGCCGGCACCTCGAAGGCTCTCGATCCCGAGTCCCGACCTTCCCGGTTCGGGTCGTCGGAGATGAAATTCAGGTCAATATCGACTGA
- a CDS encoding Gfo/Idh/MocA family protein — MRTNINRRGFLGAGAATLGYFYSAPAYSAARMGRKPNETLRFAGIGVGGKGSSDIDQAGNLGEIVALCDIDEGHLAPKIAKWPSAKVFYDFRALLETMEKEIDAVTVSTPDHTHALPSVMAIRMGKHVYCQKPLTQTVFESRVLKEEARKYGVCTQMGNQGSAEDGLRRAVEVIQDGIIGPVTEVHVWTNRPVWPQAPTITARPDRADVWPEGIHWDQFIGGAPLRPFVEKVYHPFNWRGWWDYGTGAIGDMACHTANMAFRALKLGHPVAVSAENDELNDETFPGWARVTIEFPARGDMPPVTLTWYEGRLDGELVLPPKELQSKILSGDEKLPGSGSILVGEKGILYSPNDYGARYRLHPEALAEGKNLETPERLPSNNRGDQGMKNEWVEAIKAGKPEIAYSNFDEASLLTEAFLLGNVAIRTGKRLEWDGPGLKVTNYPEANQLIQTEYRRGWEVTRS; from the coding sequence ATGAGAACGAACATCAATCGTCGCGGCTTCCTGGGTGCCGGGGCTGCAACCCTCGGCTACTTCTACTCGGCCCCGGCCTACTCGGCTGCCCGCATGGGCCGCAAGCCGAACGAGACGCTTCGCTTCGCCGGCATCGGCGTCGGAGGCAAAGGAAGCAGCGACATCGACCAGGCCGGCAACCTCGGCGAGATCGTCGCCCTCTGCGACATCGACGAGGGGCACCTGGCCCCAAAGATCGCCAAGTGGCCCTCGGCCAAGGTCTTCTATGACTTCCGAGCGCTGCTCGAAACAATGGAAAAGGAGATTGACGCCGTCACCGTCAGCACTCCTGACCACACCCACGCCCTGCCGTCGGTCATGGCCATCCGCATGGGCAAGCACGTCTACTGCCAGAAACCCCTGACGCAGACGGTCTTCGAGTCTCGCGTCTTGAAGGAAGAGGCCCGCAAGTACGGCGTCTGCACCCAGATGGGCAACCAGGGGTCGGCCGAGGACGGGCTTCGACGCGCCGTCGAGGTGATCCAGGACGGCATCATCGGCCCCGTGACGGAAGTGCATGTCTGGACCAACCGGCCGGTCTGGCCCCAGGCCCCGACCATCACCGCCCGCCCCGATCGAGCCGACGTCTGGCCAGAGGGAATTCACTGGGACCAGTTCATCGGCGGCGCTCCCCTGCGTCCGTTTGTGGAGAAGGTCTACCACCCCTTCAACTGGCGAGGCTGGTGGGACTACGGCACCGGAGCCATTGGCGATATGGCCTGCCACACCGCCAACATGGCCTTCCGAGCCCTGAAGCTGGGCCACCCGGTCGCTGTATCGGCCGAGAACGACGAACTGAATGACGAGACGTTCCCCGGCTGGGCTCGCGTGACCATTGAGTTCCCTGCCCGAGGCGACATGCCCCCCGTGACCCTCACCTGGTATGAAGGCCGACTGGACGGCGAACTCGTTCTGCCCCCGAAGGAGCTGCAATCGAAGATCCTCTCGGGAGATGAAAAACTGCCCGGCAGCGGCTCGATCCTCGTGGGTGAGAAGGGCATTCTCTACTCGCCGAACGACTATGGCGCCCGCTACCGGCTGCACCCCGAGGCCCTCGCCGAAGGCAAGAACCTCGAAACCCCCGAACGGCTGCCCAGCAACAACCGGGGCGACCAGGGGATGAAGAACGAGTGGGTCGAGGCCATCAAGGCCGGCAAGCCCGAGATCGCCTACTCGAACTTCGACGAGGCCAGCCTGCTCACCGAGGCCTTCCTCCTCGGCAATGTTGCCATCCGTACCGGCAAGCGCCTGGAATGGGACGGGCCGGGCTTGAAGGTCACGAACTACCCCGAAGCCAATCAGCTTATCCAGACCGAATATCGGCGCGGATGGGAAGTGACTCGTTCGTGA
- a CDS encoding SDR family NAD(P)-dependent oxidoreductase, whose product MRIELGGEVALIFGAARGIGRAIAEGFSEAGATVAYVDRSPTVGFVAGQYRRHSGRPTAAYVADVTDADLMNQVADDAFRDLGRVDHLVYAAAIGSGKFGMPFWNLEPSDWDQVLRVNLLGAVNVAHAFAPRMAEAGRGTITMIASVAGQIGSATDPPYSASKAALINFAQCAARDLAASNVRVNTINPGMVNTPLNRSVYEAWTATQPREARLSWEEWTSEKIQRLVPLNRWQEPEDLAAMAVFLASSRAKNITGQTINVDGGYVMHW is encoded by the coding sequence ATGCGGATTGAACTGGGTGGCGAGGTCGCCTTGATCTTTGGTGCCGCCCGAGGCATCGGCCGGGCCATTGCTGAGGGCTTCAGTGAGGCGGGGGCCACGGTCGCCTACGTCGATCGCAGCCCGACGGTTGGCTTTGTCGCAGGTCAGTATCGCCGCCATTCCGGCCGGCCGACCGCCGCGTATGTGGCCGATGTCACCGACGCTGACCTGATGAACCAGGTCGCCGACGACGCCTTCCGCGATCTCGGCCGGGTTGATCATCTCGTCTATGCCGCGGCCATCGGTTCGGGAAAGTTCGGGATGCCCTTCTGGAACCTTGAGCCGAGCGATTGGGACCAGGTCCTCCGGGTGAACCTGCTCGGTGCTGTGAACGTGGCACACGCCTTCGCACCTCGAATGGCCGAGGCGGGCAGGGGAACAATTACCATGATTGCCTCAGTTGCCGGGCAGATCGGCTCCGCAACCGACCCGCCGTACAGCGCCTCGAAGGCCGCTCTGATCAACTTCGCGCAGTGTGCCGCGCGCGACCTGGCCGCGAGCAACGTCCGGGTCAACACCATCAACCCTGGTATGGTGAACACTCCGCTCAATCGCTCGGTGTATGAGGCGTGGACGGCCACCCAGCCCAGGGAAGCCCGCCTGAGCTGGGAGGAGTGGACCTCAGAGAAGATCCAACGACTGGTGCCCCTCAATCGCTGGCAGGAGCCGGAAGATCTCGCAGCGATGGCGGTCTTCCTGGCCTCCTCGCGAGCGAAGAACATCACCGGACAAACAATCAACGTGGACGGCGGCTACGTCATGCACTGGTAG
- a CDS encoding class I SAM-dependent methyltransferase, with amino-acid sequence MIRSLAFTILLGSAIACPTKAQEKPGAPPELNEAFRDPDVDQFVERFESESREVATLQDEVLKILELKPGMRVADVGAGTGLYTIPMAQAVGAEGAVFAVDIAPNFLNYIARRAQQQQLINVCTVLGTQDSTQLPPETLDLVFICDTYHHFEDPAAVLGSIHRSMKPGARLVVIDFDRREGVSSPFIMEHVRADSQTFIQEIAATGFRPIDMEEIDLPPFEENFMAIFVREGRQTGSTSETSR; translated from the coding sequence ATGATTCGCTCACTTGCGTTCACAATCCTGCTCGGTTCGGCTATTGCATGTCCCACCAAGGCTCAGGAAAAGCCTGGTGCTCCTCCGGAACTGAACGAGGCGTTCCGTGATCCCGATGTGGATCAGTTTGTCGAGCGGTTTGAGAGTGAATCGCGCGAGGTCGCCACGCTTCAGGATGAAGTCCTCAAAATCCTTGAGCTGAAGCCAGGGATGCGTGTTGCCGACGTGGGAGCGGGGACCGGGCTCTACACGATTCCGATGGCCCAGGCCGTGGGGGCAGAGGGAGCCGTCTTCGCCGTCGACATCGCGCCGAATTTCCTCAATTACATAGCCAGGCGTGCCCAGCAGCAACAGCTTATCAACGTCTGTACAGTGCTCGGAACCCAGGACTCGACCCAGTTGCCCCCAGAAACACTTGATCTGGTGTTCATATGCGACACATACCACCACTTCGAAGACCCGGCCGCGGTGCTTGGCTCGATCCACCGAAGTATGAAGCCGGGTGCTCGGCTGGTCGTCATTGATTTCGACCGTCGAGAGGGGGTCAGCTCCCCCTTCATCATGGAGCACGTCCGCGCGGACTCTCAGACCTTCATCCAGGAAATCGCTGCGACTGGATTTCGGCCGATCGACATGGAGGAAATCGACCTCCCGCCCTTCGAAGAGAATTTCATGGCCATCTTCGTTCGAGAGGGCCGGCAGACGGGCTCGACCTCGGAGACCAGTCGCTGA
- a CDS encoding quinone oxidoreductase family protein — protein sequence MRAAYIESHGDASSIRVGEVPTPKPGPGEVLVRVGAAAINPIDLYLRSGRVAMPMSFPYVVGTDVAGTVEAVGPEVTRFRPGDRVWGSNQGILGRQGSAAEYICTNERWLYSTPPRLSDIEAASIALVGITAHLGLFERGHLKPHETVYVSGGGGGVGSMVIQMAKATGARVATTAGHEPTLELCQSLGADLVLNYKTDDVPARLREWSEEGIDVWYETQREPDLMTIVPLLRKRGRAILMAGRDATPCFPLGSFYPRNCSILGFAMFNYEPDDQLTCAEDMIRWITQDRLRPIVGRTFPLDQAAEAQQFLEDNTVGGAGTLVGKVVITVNDN from the coding sequence ATGCGAGCCGCCTACATCGAGTCGCACGGCGACGCCTCATCGATCCGAGTCGGAGAGGTTCCCACCCCCAAGCCGGGACCTGGCGAAGTGCTTGTCCGAGTCGGCGCCGCGGCCATCAACCCGATTGATCTGTATCTCCGATCGGGTCGTGTTGCCATGCCAATGAGCTTTCCTTATGTGGTCGGTACCGATGTCGCCGGCACCGTCGAGGCGGTCGGCCCTGAGGTCACTCGCTTTCGTCCGGGGGATCGTGTCTGGGGTTCGAACCAGGGGATTCTCGGCCGTCAAGGGTCCGCTGCAGAGTACATCTGCACGAACGAACGATGGCTCTATTCGACACCTCCTAGACTCTCTGACATCGAGGCGGCCTCGATCGCGCTGGTCGGAATCACCGCTCACCTCGGCCTGTTCGAACGAGGACACCTGAAACCTCACGAAACCGTTTATGTTTCGGGAGGTGGCGGAGGAGTTGGTTCCATGGTCATCCAGATGGCCAAGGCAACCGGTGCTCGCGTCGCAACGACGGCCGGCCATGAGCCCACGCTCGAACTCTGCCAATCACTCGGCGCGGACCTCGTCCTCAACTACAAGACGGACGATGTCCCCGCCCGCCTTCGCGAGTGGTCTGAGGAAGGCATTGACGTTTGGTACGAAACCCAGCGAGAACCGGACCTGATGACGATCGTCCCCTTGCTGCGCAAGCGAGGGCGAGCCATCCTAATGGCCGGTCGAGACGCCACGCCATGTTTCCCCCTGGGCTCCTTTTATCCGCGCAATTGTTCAATTCTTGGTTTCGCTATGTTCAATTATGAACCCGACGATCAGCTGACCTGTGCCGAGGACATGATCCGTTGGATCACGCAGGACCGCTTGCGGCCCATCGTCGGACGCACGTTTCCCCTCGACCAGGCCGCCGAGGCCCAGCAATTCCTTGAAGACAACACCGTCGGGGGTGCGGGCACCCTTGTGGGGAAGGTTGTGATTACTGTCAACGACAATTGA